From Bacteroidia bacterium, the proteins below share one genomic window:
- a CDS encoding TolC family protein — translation MKPLTKSIAIILATILNAAFGQTHKFSIKECTQFGLENKSEVRSARLTLDSVTYFAREIMGIGLPQINATINSQYFVQLPTSLIPAKIFNPMAPEGTMIPIQFGTKYNTTASLDFTQLAFDGDFFVGLAAARNVVYLFSKATERSQTETVAAIQKAYYNCLVNQKRIGLIEANLEKLQKLKIDTEKLYQGGVVEKIDLDRIEVTINNLKTEYEKAKQLVTLSLNLLKFQMGMDLGSDLVLTDTLTTTPTALNLVEASVDIEKRVEFQLLKIQNKLYNLDRLRHVAGFVPTLYLFGSISSQAMRNEFSYFDTKRNWFATGVVGFRLTLPIFDGLRRKSRVEQANVAIKKNELDQQNFTLAVQLELKNAVTTYNNSIRSVEIQQRNLELAQEVYRLAKVKYDKGTGMILDIVNADASRKESEINYLNALLEVNIAKVDLLKAQGLLLE, via the coding sequence ATGAAACCACTAACTAAAAGTATTGCTATTATTTTAGCAACAATATTAAATGCTGCATTTGGCCAGACTCACAAATTTTCTATCAAAGAATGTACTCAATTTGGTTTGGAAAACAAATCTGAAGTACGTTCTGCTCGCTTAACGCTGGATAGCGTTACCTACTTTGCCCGAGAAATAATGGGCATTGGCTTACCGCAAATTAATGCAACGATTAACTCTCAATATTTTGTACAGCTACCCACATCACTAATTCCGGCCAAAATCTTCAACCCTATGGCTCCTGAAGGAACGATGATTCCCATTCAGTTTGGTACTAAATACAATACAACGGCCAGCCTTGATTTTACCCAGTTAGCTTTTGACGGCGATTTCTTTGTAGGGCTTGCGGCAGCTCGTAATGTCGTTTATCTATTTTCAAAAGCTACCGAACGCAGCCAAACAGAAACCGTAGCTGCTATCCAAAAAGCGTACTATAACTGCTTAGTGAACCAAAAACGAATAGGACTGATTGAAGCAAACTTAGAAAAACTTCAAAAACTAAAAATAGATACTGAAAAACTATACCAAGGCGGGGTCGTTGAAAAAATTGACTTAGATAGAATTGAAGTTACTATCAATAACTTAAAAACAGAATACGAAAAAGCCAAGCAATTAGTAACGTTGAGTTTAAACCTCCTAAAGTTTCAAATGGGGATGGATTTAGGATCAGATTTAGTTTTGACGGACACCTTAACCACAACCCCAACTGCGCTCAACTTAGTAGAGGCATCCGTAGATATTGAAAAACGAGTAGAGTTTCAACTGCTTAAAATCCAAAATAAACTCTATAATTTAGATAGATTGCGCCATGTAGCCGGATTTGTCCCTACGCTATACCTTTTTGGAAGTATTTCCTCCCAAGCTATGCGAAATGAATTCTCTTATTTTGATACTAAGAGAAATTGGTTTGCTACCGGTGTTGTAGGTTTTCGGCTTACCTTACCAATTTTTGACGGACTAAGGCGTAAAAGCCGAGTAGAACAAGCCAACGTTGCTATAAAAAAGAACGAACTTGACCAACAAAACTTTACGCTGGCAGTCCAGTTAGAACTCAAAAACGCCGTTACTACCTACAACAACAGCATTCGCAGTGTAGAAATTCAGCAGCGTAATTTAGAACTCGCCCAAGAAGTTTATCGTTTAGCCAAAGTAAAATACGACAAAGGCACCGGCATGATTCTGGATATAGTAAATGCAGATGCAAGCCGCAAAGAATCTGAAATCAATTATCTGAATGCACTCTTAGAAGTAAATATTGCCAAAGTGGACTTACTCAAAGCACAAGGACTTCTATTAGAATAG
- a CDS encoding T9SS type A sorting domain-containing protein: MPTPKSLILWIILLISLKSSILYAQWGVINTAKLIPEQPTDNDSIHLIVQSVFPSSGCNLAAKTIQLNMNEFRLQAFHLLGPLTVICTSEDTFSLGKLPSGQYTLIYDLLDSLTLDRWASDTIIFAVQQSTQRPQNLSWDNTVSVFPNPTSDKLFFQVENDVTNYSVAIYNYFGQFIRYIPLVQGKSYLEIGDLPAGIYFIAFNNDTTKALYIPVEIYH, encoded by the coding sequence ATGCCCACTCCAAAGTCTTTAATATTATGGATAATACTCCTAATCAGCTTAAAATCAAGCATTTTGTATGCCCAGTGGGGAGTTATTAATACCGCCAAATTGATACCGGAACAACCTACTGATAATGATAGCATACATTTAATCGTCCAGTCAGTATTTCCAAGTTCAGGGTGCAATTTAGCGGCTAAAACTATCCAGTTAAATATGAATGAGTTTAGGCTGCAAGCATTTCATCTATTGGGGCCTTTGACGGTAATTTGTACATCAGAAGATACTTTTTCTTTGGGAAAACTTCCTTCTGGGCAATATACCTTGATTTATGATTTACTTGATTCCTTAACCTTAGATCGTTGGGCATCCGATACCATAATCTTTGCCGTTCAACAATCTACCCAAAGACCTCAAAATCTATCTTGGGATAACACTGTTTCGGTATTTCCAAACCCAACTTCCGATAAACTGTTTTTTCAGGTAGAGAATGACGTAACTAACTATTCCGTAGCTATTTACAATTATTTTGGGCAATTCATTCGCTATATTCCATTGGTTCAGGGAAAAAGTTACCTTGAAATCGGCGATTTACCAGCCGGAATATATTTTATCGCATTCAATAATGATACTACCAAAGCCTTGTATATTCCGGTAGAAATCTATCATTAA
- a CDS encoding antitoxin VbhA family protein produces the protein MENFDEYLRQNEPSKAEKVKVWKIAIGLKPSDYLIKTAKQNIEGNITIDEVKKRIDSYYQQHLSKTNENRTEEADKVSARIAEILGELTVVFIKQKNF, from the coding sequence ATGGAAAACTTTGATGAATATTTAAGACAAAACGAACCAAGCAAAGCAGAAAAAGTAAAAGTTTGGAAAATAGCTATCGGCCTAAAACCGTCAGACTACTTGATTAAAACTGCCAAACAAAACATTGAAGGTAACATCACCATTGACGAAGTAAAAAAACGTATTGATAGTTACTATCAACAGCACCTATCTAAAACAAACGAAAACCGTACCGAAGAAGCCGATAAAGTTTCAGCACGCATCGCTGAAATATTGGGTGAGCTAACTGTTGTATTCATCAAACAGAAGAATTTTTGA
- a CDS encoding TetR/AcrR family transcriptional regulator, which translates to MREKILHSSLLMFMKFGIRSVSMDDLSEQLGISKKTLYQYFSDKNSLVLEATRTYFDNERCIGLEIVNTNPNPIDQLLLLYNHILKQVAGFNPNLIYDLLKYHIAAWDELKGYRDHFIRENTFQNLQNGIDQGYYRQDIHIEIVTGLYLNLALGVINQDTFPIEKYSLSQVYLQLIELYLRGICTPKGVKYFEQNHRLLGKNETTN; encoded by the coding sequence ATGAGAGAGAAAATCCTTCACAGCAGTTTGCTCATGTTCATGAAGTTTGGCATCCGTAGTGTTTCTATGGATGATTTATCCGAACAATTAGGTATTTCCAAAAAAACTTTATATCAGTATTTTTCGGATAAAAATTCGCTGGTATTGGAAGCTACCCGAACCTATTTTGATAACGAGCGCTGCATCGGTTTAGAGATAGTTAATACAAACCCAAACCCCATTGACCAACTACTGCTATTATACAATCATATTTTAAAACAAGTAGCCGGATTTAACCCAAATTTAATTTATGATTTATTAAAATATCATATAGCCGCTTGGGACGAGCTAAAGGGCTACCGTGACCACTTTATACGGGAAAATACATTCCAAAACCTACAAAACGGAATAGATCAAGGATACTATCGGCAAGATATTCACATAGAGATAGTTACCGGGCTATACTTAAATTTAGCATTGGGAGTAATAAATCAAGATACTTTCCCAATAGAAAAATACTCACTAAGTCAAGTATATCTACAACTCATAGAATTGTATTTAAGAGGAATTTGCACCCCAAAAGGGGTTAAATATTTTGAACAAAATCATCGGTTATTAGGGAAAAATGAAACCACTAACTAA
- a CDS encoding segregation/condensation protein A, protein METLKQYTIQLPQFEGPFDLLLFFIERDELDIYDIPISKITHDFLGYLKQLEESNSIEEASEFMVMAATLMKIKVQTLLPRPKLNEEGETIDPRSDLVHSLLEYQKIKKLSEELEHLATIRATLHERGFTQNELKLLTQDKSIQEEWCGLTLFTLAESFKKSWQRFALRENAPAKHIVQPYPYQLETVKTAVIKQVFIRSKAHFEDIILEYPNKLYAIFCFLAILELVQEGKIGLLLSDEPNKFWLIAIETIAAA, encoded by the coding sequence ATGGAGACCCTCAAGCAGTACACCATTCAGTTACCTCAATTTGAAGGCCCCTTTGACTTATTGCTGTTTTTTATAGAGCGCGATGAATTAGATATTTATGATATTCCGATTAGCAAAATCACCCATGATTTTTTGGGTTATCTAAAACAGTTAGAAGAATCTAACTCCATAGAAGAGGCTTCAGAATTTATGGTAATGGCAGCAACCTTGATGAAAATTAAAGTTCAAACACTTTTACCAAGACCTAAGTTAAATGAAGAAGGGGAGACCATAGATCCGCGTTCTGATTTGGTTCATAGCTTGTTAGAGTATCAAAAAATAAAAAAACTGTCTGAGGAGTTAGAGCACTTAGCTACAATTCGGGCTACTTTACATGAGCGCGGGTTTACCCAAAATGAACTGAAATTATTAACGCAAGATAAATCTATTCAGGAAGAATGGTGCGGCTTAACACTTTTTACCTTAGCTGAATCATTCAAAAAATCATGGCAACGGTTTGCACTTCGTGAAAATGCCCCCGCAAAACATATCGTCCAACCATATCCTTACCAATTAGAAACCGTTAAAACTGCCGTGATTAAACAAGTTTTTATTCGTTCAAAAGCTCATTTTGAAGATATTATACTGGAATACCCCAATAAATTGTATGCAATATTTTGTTTTTTGGCAATCTTAGAACTTGTTCAGGAAGGAAAAATCGGATTATTATTAAGCGACGAACCCAATAAATTTTGGTTGATTGCCATAGAAACTATTGCTGCGGCATGA
- a CDS encoding AAA family ATPase: METKLINLVKANTKLIQIISYETHRVHGMLVKTANELDKDLFIWNRVEGIKKWDKKKRSFEIEDEEKQLPDTVLDFFKEKENLILLLEDFYPDLTADKPRMIKTFRNIALQNSQDKTLVFSQPFLQLPSELEKDVHILDLPFPNFEDIKAIYKKVCTAHNIPNADNPDNELIESALGLTIMEAEKAFALAYIENESLTGAEVPLIIREKENVIKKSGYLEYYHPKEEMKDVGGLANLKDWLTKRGRGFDKGAKDFGLTYPRGILLLGIPGTGKSLTAKAVGNLWYFPLLRLDMGKIFGGIVGESEKNIREALNIAEAIAPSILWIDEIEKGMSGISSSGSSDGGTTARVLGTFLTWLQEKTKPVFVVATANDISQLPPELLRKGRVDEIFFVDLPTEKEREEIIKIHLKKKNRQESKFDTKKLAEASKGFSGAELEEVIKEALFQAYDEEKEVTNEHILEAIGKTFPLSRTMHETISKMRLWAKSRAVSASTSEPETLEDKDKDTPKLKQESYNNPFI; encoded by the coding sequence ATGGAAACAAAATTGATTAACCTTGTAAAAGCAAATACAAAATTGATTCAAATAATCAGTTACGAAACACATCGTGTACACGGTATGTTGGTAAAGACCGCGAATGAATTAGATAAAGACTTGTTCATTTGGAACAGAGTTGAAGGAATTAAAAAGTGGGACAAGAAAAAACGAAGTTTTGAAATTGAAGATGAAGAAAAACAACTACCTGATACGGTTCTTGATTTTTTCAAAGAGAAAGAAAATTTGATTTTGTTGTTAGAAGATTTTTATCCCGACTTGACAGCAGACAAACCGAGAATGATAAAAACATTCCGAAACATTGCCTTACAAAACTCACAAGATAAAACATTAGTTTTTTCACAGCCATTTTTGCAACTGCCAAGTGAATTAGAAAAAGATGTTCATATTTTGGATTTACCTTTCCCAAATTTCGAAGACATCAAAGCCATTTACAAAAAAGTTTGCACAGCACACAACATTCCAAACGCTGACAATCCCGACAATGAATTGATTGAATCTGCTTTGGGTTTGACAATTATGGAAGCTGAAAAAGCATTTGCATTGGCTTACATCGAAAACGAAAGTTTGACAGGCGCTGAAGTTCCTTTGATTATTCGTGAGAAAGAAAACGTAATCAAAAAAAGTGGTTACTTGGAATATTACCACCCTAAAGAAGAAATGAAAGACGTTGGCGGTTTAGCAAATTTGAAAGATTGGCTAACCAAACGTGGCAGAGGTTTTGATAAAGGTGCAAAAGATTTTGGTTTGACTTATCCAAGAGGAATTTTGCTGTTGGGAATACCCGGAACAGGAAAAAGTTTAACGGCTAAAGCGGTTGGAAACCTTTGGTATTTTCCGTTGTTGCGTTTGGACATGGGAAAAATATTTGGTGGAATTGTTGGCGAATCTGAAAAGAATATTCGTGAAGCGTTAAACATTGCCGAAGCAATCGCACCAAGTATTTTATGGATTGATGAAATTGAAAAAGGAATGTCGGGGATTTCATCTTCGGGAAGTTCTGACGGAGGAACAACAGCAAGAGTTTTGGGAACATTTTTAACCTGGTTACAAGAAAAAACAAAACCTGTTTTTGTGGTGGCAACAGCCAATGACATTTCGCAATTACCGCCCGAATTACTTCGTAAAGGACGTGTAGATGAAATTTTCTTTGTGGATTTGCCAACCGAAAAAGAACGTGAAGAAATTATCAAAATACATTTGAAGAAGAAAAACCGACAAGAAAGCAAATTTGACACAAAGAAACTTGCAGAAGCAAGCAAAGGCTTTTCGGGTGCAGAATTGGAAGAAGTTATAAAAGAAGCTCTTTTTCAAGCGTATGATGAAGAAAAAGAAGTTACCAACGAACATATTTTAGAAGCAATCGGAAAAACATTTCCGCTTTCAAGAACAATGCACGAAACAATTTCTAAAATGCGTTTGTGGGCAAAAAGCCGTGCTGTTTCAGCTTCAACAAGCGAACCCGAAACATTGGAGGACAAAGACAAAGACACTCCAAAGCTGAAACAAGAATCTTACAATAATCCTTTTATTTAG
- a CDS encoding DUF1460 domain-containing protein, with product MKWKFLLLGCFGLLFNPIQANSDELLERCLVVGDSKDAVLNIIRENGDCFDFEYDIEGILYNFIGKKYGAGAWGLKPGKTLINIHELNCVTFIETAWAILLTKRWLATHPKAQSDEELLLGQFVSYLDNFRYYNGVNCVWEDRITYFTDQLYQMQDAGLLYDVAAQNGFIFDKKIHYISSNKKKFRGFTNWDRISKQEERLNARKKFYYPIHEYDRYAAVAKTGDIIALATNVAGLDVSHCGFISRDNDELKFSHASMLKKKVVFKEDFCSYLGNRTTITGFFVFRPAFATSN from the coding sequence ATGAAGTGGAAGTTTTTATTGTTAGGGTGCTTTGGCTTATTATTCAATCCCATTCAGGCAAATTCTGACGAGCTGTTAGAGCGTTGCCTTGTCGTAGGAGACTCCAAAGACGCTGTGTTGAATATCATCCGTGAAAACGGTGATTGCTTTGACTTTGAGTATGATATAGAAGGTATTCTGTATAATTTTATCGGGAAAAAATACGGTGCCGGTGCATGGGGGTTAAAACCGGGCAAAACATTGATCAACATCCATGAACTTAACTGCGTAACCTTTATCGAAACAGCTTGGGCTATTTTGCTAACCAAACGTTGGTTAGCCACTCATCCTAAGGCACAATCCGATGAAGAACTGCTGCTCGGCCAATTCGTTTCTTATTTAGACAACTTCCGCTACTATAATGGAGTAAATTGTGTGTGGGAAGACCGCATCACCTACTTTACAGACCAACTATACCAAATGCAAGATGCCGGACTACTCTATGATGTTGCCGCACAAAATGGCTTTATATTTGACAAAAAAATCCACTACATTTCCAGTAACAAAAAGAAATTCAGAGGATTCACAAATTGGGATAGAATCAGCAAACAAGAAGAACGGCTAAACGCCCGCAAAAAGTTTTATTATCCGATACATGAATACGACCGCTATGCCGCAGTAGCTAAAACCGGAGACATCATAGCCTTAGCTACCAACGTTGCCGGCTTAGACGTATCTCATTGCGGCTTTATCAGTCGTGATAATGACGAACTAAAATTTTCGCATGCCTCCATGCTCAAGAAAAAAGTGGTCTTTAAAGAAGACTTTTGCAGCTACTTAGGAAACAGAACAACCATTACCGGATTTTTTGTGTTTCGCCCTGCATTTGCTACGTCCAACTAA